In Candidatus Sulfurimonas marisnigri, a single genomic region encodes these proteins:
- a CDS encoding cation acetate symporter encodes MSRIFLFLILGTIAVFASGAIEGEIQKQALNMSAIVMFLLFVGGTLGITYWAAKRTKSAKDFYTAGGGITGFQNGMAIAGDYMSAASFLGISGLVYLKGYDGLIYSIGFLVGWPIILFMIAEPLRNLGKYTFADVASYRLRQGPIRTLAASGSIATVILYLIAQMVGSGKLIQLLFGLQYEVAVILVGVLMVLYVTFGGMLATTWVQIVKAFLLLSGATFMAIAVMAHYDFSFGSLFAEAVEMKGIDVMSPGGLVSDPISAISLAVALMFGTAGLPHILMRFFTVSDAKEARKSVFYATGFIGYFYILTFIIGFGAIVMVFKNPQYLDLAKQAISGGSPILGGNNMAAIHLSHAVGGDFFLGFISAVAFATILAVVSGLTLAGASAISHDLYASVIMKGKVDGIKEMKVSKIATIILGIVAIIMGIMFEKQNIAFVVGLAFAIAASANFPILFLSMYWKKLTTRGAVIGGSIGLATAVMLVILGPIVWVQILGNAEAIFPYKYPALFSVTAAFIGIWFFSITDSSHDAEKEREAFEAQYIRSQTGIGAEGASDH; translated from the coding sequence ATGAGTAGAATTTTTTTATTTTTAATACTAGGTACTATTGCAGTTTTTGCATCTGGTGCTATAGAGGGTGAGATACAAAAACAGGCACTTAATATGTCTGCAATTGTAATGTTCTTACTATTTGTCGGCGGTACTTTAGGTATCACTTACTGGGCAGCTAAACGTACAAAATCTGCAAAAGATTTTTATACTGCTGGTGGTGGAATAACAGGTTTTCAAAATGGTATGGCTATCGCTGGTGACTACATGTCAGCTGCGTCATTCTTAGGAATTTCTGGTCTTGTTTACCTTAAAGGTTACGATGGTCTTATCTACTCAATCGGTTTTTTAGTTGGTTGGCCAATTATTCTTTTCATGATTGCAGAGCCTTTAAGAAACTTAGGTAAATATACTTTTGCTGATGTTGCTTCTTATAGACTTCGTCAAGGTCCAATCCGTACTCTTGCGGCATCTGGTTCTATTGCAACTGTTATTCTTTATCTTATAGCTCAAATGGTTGGTTCTGGTAAACTTATCCAGCTTCTTTTTGGTCTTCAGTATGAAGTTGCAGTTATCTTAGTTGGTGTATTGATGGTTTTATATGTAACTTTTGGTGGTATGCTTGCAACTACTTGGGTACAAATTGTAAAAGCATTCTTATTACTTTCAGGTGCAACATTTATGGCAATCGCTGTTATGGCACATTATGACTTTAGTTTTGGTTCGCTTTTCGCTGAAGCAGTTGAGATGAAAGGTATTGATGTTATGAGTCCAGGTGGTCTTGTAAGTGATCCAATATCGGCAATATCACTAGCAGTTGCACTAATGTTTGGTACTGCAGGTTTACCTCATATCCTTATGAGATTTTTTACAGTAAGTGATGCTAAAGAAGCTCGTAAATCAGTTTTCTATGCAACAGGTTTTATTGGTTATTTCTATATTTTAACTTTCATCATCGGTTTTGGTGCAATTGTTATGGTATTCAAAAACCCACAATATTTAGATTTAGCAAAACAAGCGATTAGCGGTGGTTCTCCAATTCTTGGTGGAAATAATATGGCTGCGATTCACTTATCACATGCTGTTGGTGGTGATTTCTTCCTAGGCTTTATTTCAGCTGTTGCATTTGCAACTATTTTAGCTGTTGTATCTGGTCTTACACTTGCTGGTGCATCTGCAATAAGTCATGACTTATACGCATCTGTTATCATGAAGGGTAAAGTTGATGGTATTAAAGAGATGAAAGTATCTAAAATAGCTACTATTATTCTCGGAATTGTTGCTATCATTATGGGTATTATGTTCGAAAAACAAAATATCGCATTCGTTGTTGGTCTTGCTTTTGCTATAGCTGCATCTGCTAACTTCCCAATTTTATTCCTTTCTATGTATTGGAAAAAATTAACTACACGTGGTGCTGTAATTGGTGGATCTATTGGTCTTGCAACAGCAGTAATGTTAGTTATATTAGGTCCAATTGTATGGGTACAAATTTTAGGAAATGCTGAAGCAATTTTCCCTTATAAATACCCAGCATTGTTCTCTGTAACTGCAGCATTTATTGGTATCTGGTTCTTCTCGATTACAGATAGCTCACATGACGCAGAGAAAGAAAGAGAAGCTTTTGAAGCTCAATATATTAGAAGTCAAACTGGTATTGGTGCCGAAGGCGCTAGTGATCACTAG
- the pyrF gene encoding orotidine-5'-phosphate decarboxylase, producing the protein MELCVALDLPTKQENLDLIHKIKDYDVWLKVGLRTYIRDGEDFLLAIKKINPDFKIFLDLKLYDIPNTMADAAESIMGLGVDMFNIHASAGKRAMSNVMDRLKKYDTRPIVLAVTALTSFTEEEFGEVYEKGIASKADQFAKDAFDSGLDGVVCSAYESESIKNITSKNFMTLTPGIRPFGEDAGDQKRVADVEFAQNAHVDFIVVGRPIYRAQNPATVVEKILEKL; encoded by the coding sequence ATGGAATTATGTGTTGCCCTCGACTTACCCACAAAACAAGAAAATTTAGATTTAATCCACAAAATAAAAGATTATGATGTTTGGCTAAAAGTTGGACTTCGTACATATATTCGCGATGGTGAAGATTTTTTGCTTGCTATCAAAAAAATAAACCCTGATTTTAAAATATTTTTAGACTTGAAACTTTATGATATTCCAAACACTATGGCTGATGCTGCAGAGTCTATTATGGGGCTTGGTGTTGATATGTTTAATATTCATGCAAGTGCTGGCAAAAGAGCTATGTCTAACGTGATGGATAGACTTAAAAAATATGACACTAGACCTATAGTTTTAGCAGTTACAGCACTTACTTCATTTACTGAAGAAGAGTTTGGTGAAGTTTATGAAAAAGGTATTGCTAGTAAAGCTGACCAATTTGCAAAAGATGCTTTTGATAGCGGTCTAGATGGAGTAGTGTGTTCAGCTTATGAGAGTGAGTCAATTAAAAATATCACTAGTAAAAATTTCATGACTTTAACTCCTGGTATTAGACCTTTTGGTGAAGATGCAGGTGACCAGAAAAGAGTTGCAGATGTTGAGTTTGCACAAAATGCACATGTAGATTTTATAGTGGTTGGTAGACCTATTTACAGAGCCCAAAATCCTGCAACAGTAGTTGAGAAGATTTTAGAAAAGCTTTAA
- a CDS encoding 3'-5' exonuclease encodes MMLYSLFNNYKRKRNRAKLKDDSFSYLFDEDESGEYVVFDTETTGLNPKVDEILSIGAVKIKDNKILTSETFEVYVKNSKAISSKSIEIHGIRPCDLENAKNSKDAVRDFLEFIGSRPLIGYYLEFDVSMINKYVKPIFGITLPNKMIEVSEIYFEQKIALIPQGNIDLRFDTILKDCSLPNMGAHNAVNDAIMTAMIYLKLTKEKIDVRKTNF; translated from the coding sequence ATGATGTTATATTCTCTGTTTAATAACTACAAGAGAAAGCGAAACCGAGCAAAATTAAAGGATGATAGCTTTTCATATCTTTTTGATGAAGACGAGAGTGGTGAGTATGTTGTCTTTGACACAGAGACAACAGGGCTTAACCCAAAAGTAGACGAAATCTTGTCTATAGGTGCAGTTAAGATAAAAGATAATAAAATACTGACGTCAGAAACATTTGAAGTGTATGTAAAGAATTCTAAAGCTATTAGTTCTAAAAGTATTGAAATTCATGGTATCAGACCATGTGATTTAGAAAATGCTAAAAATAGTAAAGATGCAGTTAGGGATTTTTTAGAGTTTATAGGCTCACGACCTCTTATAGGATACTATTTAGAGTTTGATGTGAGTATGATTAATAAGTATGTAAAGCCAATCTTTGGAATAACATTACCAAATAAGATGATTGAAGTTTCTGAGATATATTTTGAGCAAAAAATTGCTTTAATACCTCAAGGAAATATTGATTTAAGGTTTGATACAATTCTAAAAGATTGTTCATTACCGAACATGGGTGCGCATAATGCAGTAAATGACGCCATTATGACTGCAATGATTTATTTAAAATTAACAAAGGAAAAGATTGATGTCAGAAAAACAAATTTTTAA
- a CDS encoding OprD family outer membrane porin → MKKQLLFSAITAGLICSVNVQAAEDLSTMFSEGKTSGQVRMFYIDREYQGTAGNDTHRNAHAVGGNLKFETAELSGLSLGTALYTTNRLKWLDYNDGAEPTETDSTLFGPNDEGYNILGEAYVQYKRGNTTFKGGRQKFNSPLIGTDDARMLPNLVEAYVLTNSDIKDTTIVAGHLTKFAQGTFGNVYTSANAANQILSVTSGYSVVDPDEQVGRFVNMGEYATGKSTDGVSLVGVTYKGIENLKVQLWDYYAHDILNAVYGQVDFKWNCALNENVKPFASVQVIKENSVGDEVLSDNSLLGGNGEIDSLFWAAKVGAKAGAFTAYVAYSKTTENDTGDSSYKNAIITPWGGMPAFTQGMVTRHQFLAGTEATKVAATYNFKDLGVKGSFSAYYTSFDMDANSGYGISRTATEPGFDLQYYPQTVKNLQLRFRGNFPRDFHESGSGSTGWSEYRLIANYNF, encoded by the coding sequence ATGAAAAAACAGTTACTTTTTAGTGCTATTACAGCAGGACTTATTTGTTCAGTTAACGTGCAAGCAGCTGAAGACTTAAGTACTATGTTTAGTGAAGGTAAGACAAGCGGTCAAGTAAGAATGTTCTATATTGATAGAGAATATCAAGGGACAGCTGGTAATGACACTCATAGAAATGCACATGCAGTGGGTGGTAATTTAAAGTTTGAGACAGCTGAACTTAGTGGTTTGAGTTTAGGTACGGCTTTGTACACAACCAACAGACTTAAGTGGTTGGATTATAATGATGGCGCTGAGCCGACAGAAACTGATTCAACTTTGTTTGGACCAAACGATGAAGGTTACAATATACTAGGTGAGGCTTATGTTCAGTATAAGCGCGGAAATACAACTTTTAAAGGTGGTCGCCAAAAGTTCAATTCTCCACTAATAGGAACTGATGATGCCAGAATGCTTCCTAACCTAGTTGAAGCTTATGTTTTAACAAACAGTGATATTAAAGACACTACTATAGTGGCAGGACACTTGACAAAGTTTGCTCAGGGTACTTTTGGTAATGTTTACACAAGTGCAAATGCAGCCAATCAAATTCTTTCTGTAACATCTGGTTACTCTGTAGTTGATCCGGATGAACAAGTTGGAAGATTTGTTAATATGGGAGAATACGCAACAGGTAAATCAACTGATGGTGTATCTTTAGTTGGTGTAACATATAAAGGTATTGAAAACCTAAAAGTACAACTTTGGGACTATTACGCACATGACATCTTAAATGCAGTTTACGGGCAAGTTGACTTTAAATGGAACTGTGCATTAAATGAAAATGTAAAACCGTTTGCTTCTGTTCAGGTTATTAAAGAGAACAGTGTAGGTGATGAGGTTTTAAGTGATAATTCTCTTCTTGGCGGAAACGGTGAGATAGACTCTCTTTTCTGGGCTGCAAAAGTTGGTGCAAAAGCTGGAGCTTTCACTGCATATGTAGCATATTCTAAAACAACTGAAAATGATACAGGTGATTCTAGTTATAAAAATGCAATTATAACGCCATGGGGCGGAATGCCAGCATTTACTCAAGGTATGGTAACAAGACATCAATTTTTAGCAGGTACTGAAGCTACTAAAGTTGCTGCAACTTATAACTTTAAAGACTTGGGTGTAAAAGGATCTTTCTCTGCTTATTACACATCTTTTGATATGGATGCAAACAGTGGTTACGGAATTTCAAGAACAGCTACGGAACCTGGTTTTGACTTACAGTATTATCCTCAAACAGTAAAAAACCTTCAGCTTCGTTTTCGAGGAAATTTCCCGAGAGATTTTCATGAGAGTGGTTCAGGTTCTACAGGTTGGAGTGAATACAGACTTATAGCTAACTATAACTTCTAA
- a CDS encoding putative nucleotidyltransferase substrate binding domain-containing protein, whose product MSILDQRKLIESIHPFELLSSTTLDNLMKKIDIAYYPKDTLLISKNLPSIAFYIIIKGSVAEFIDDELHNVYSAGDSFDADALIYDKCEGKFIVDEDLVCYEIKKEDFIDLMQNKKVQGYFLQNFVTRHQHLKDYDAQSDLTPFLISKVSDMFLHTACIVDKNATIYDSVFKMKELKTSVVIVEDSSFYYVATDTDIRDKVILGGIDVSQPIGKIASNKVISIDINDFLFNALLLITHNEIKRIVVMEDGKIKGVLEQLDLLSYFANHSHLVAVQIDKAQSVDDLKNIQNDLKNLLIVLHSQGVKVRYITKLVSTLNIKIYKKVFDMCVDKTLHDKCALIVMGSEGREEQSVKTDQDNALIIKDGVDVELFREPMIKLNHSLLELGFPICLGNVMVSNEFWRRNVSGYKSLIDLWVTSLSEETLQQLSIFLDAKCVAGNNDLLDELTNYLHHSFHSRDDVLAHLAKAVLSFETPLSLFSSFVLEKSHNNKLDLKKGGIFALVHGIRTLALQYEIHETSTIMRIKELNNKSIIDKNFATELMESFDTLSSIRLKAMLEAKDLEESNYINPKNLQKIQMDLLKDSFKVINKFKKFMSFHFHLNMVG is encoded by the coding sequence TTGAGTATCTTAGACCAGAGAAAACTTATTGAGTCTATTCACCCATTTGAATTGTTAAGCTCTACTACTTTAGACAATCTTATGAAAAAGATTGACATAGCATATTACCCTAAAGACACACTTCTAATCTCAAAAAATCTCCCATCAATTGCATTTTATATAATCATTAAAGGTTCAGTCGCTGAATTTATAGATGATGAACTTCATAACGTATACAGTGCCGGTGATAGTTTTGATGCTGATGCCCTAATATATGATAAATGTGAAGGTAAGTTTATAGTAGATGAAGATTTGGTTTGTTATGAGATAAAAAAAGAAGACTTTATTGATTTAATGCAAAATAAAAAAGTTCAAGGCTACTTTTTACAAAACTTTGTGACTCGTCATCAACACTTAAAAGATTATGATGCACAGAGTGATTTAACACCATTCTTGATCTCAAAAGTATCAGATATGTTTTTACATACAGCTTGTATTGTAGATAAAAATGCAACTATATATGATTCAGTATTTAAAATGAAAGAGCTAAAAACAAGTGTTGTTATAGTCGAAGATAGTTCTTTTTATTATGTTGCTACAGACACAGATATTAGAGACAAAGTCATACTTGGCGGCATTGATGTTAGTCAGCCAATAGGTAAAATAGCTTCAAACAAGGTTATTAGTATAGATATAAATGACTTTTTATTTAATGCCCTTTTATTAATAACACACAATGAGATAAAAAGAATAGTTGTTATGGAAGATGGAAAGATAAAAGGTGTTTTGGAACAGCTTGATTTATTGAGTTATTTTGCTAACCACTCTCATTTAGTTGCTGTTCAAATAGATAAAGCACAAAGTGTAGATGACCTAAAAAATATTCAAAATGATTTAAAAAATCTTTTAATTGTTTTACATTCTCAAGGTGTAAAAGTACGCTACATCACTAAACTTGTATCAACACTAAATATTAAGATATATAAAAAAGTTTTTGACATGTGTGTGGATAAAACTCTTCATGATAAATGTGCTCTAATAGTTATGGGTTCAGAGGGAAGGGAAGAGCAGAGCGTCAAAACAGACCAAGATAATGCGCTTATTATAAAAGATGGCGTTGATGTAGAACTTTTTCGAGAGCCAATGATAAAGTTGAACCATAGCCTTCTTGAGCTTGGTTTTCCAATATGTTTAGGTAATGTAATGGTTAGCAATGAATTTTGGAGAAGAAATGTTAGTGGTTACAAGTCTCTTATAGATTTATGGGTTACTAGTTTAAGTGAGGAAACTTTGCAACAATTGAGCATATTTTTAGATGCTAAGTGTGTTGCTGGAAATAATGACTTACTTGATGAACTTACAAATTACCTTCATCATAGTTTTCACTCTCGTGATGATGTTTTGGCACATCTGGCAAAAGCTGTTTTGAGCTTTGAAACACCTTTATCTCTCTTTTCAAGTTTCGTGTTAGAAAAGAGTCATAACAATAAACTTGACTTAAAAAAAGGTGGTATATTTGCACTGGTTCACGGTATAAGAACATTGGCTCTTCAATATGAGATACATGAAACTAGTACCATTATGAGAATAAAGGAGTTAAACAATAAAAGTATTATTGATAAAAATTTTGCAACAGAGTTGATGGAGAGTTTTGATACATTATCATCTATTCGTTTAAAAGCGATGCTAGAAGCAAAAGACTTAGAAGAGAGCAACTATATAAATCCTAAGAATCTGCAAAAAATTCAGATGGATTTACTCAAAGATAGTTTTAAAGTTATAAATAAGTTCAAAAAATTTATGAGCTTTCATTTTCATCTAAACATGGTCGGATGA
- a CDS encoding DUF485 domain-containing protein, which translates to MKKELVEQIKANPDYQTLVKARSGFAIKLSIAMLVVYFTFILTIAFNPAALGAPMSADSVTTIGIPIGMAIIVFAFILTGIYTKRANSEFDDLNNKIKNSIKEN; encoded by the coding sequence ATGAAAAAAGAACTTGTTGAACAAATCAAGGCAAATCCAGATTATCAAACTCTAGTGAAAGCTAGATCTGGTTTTGCTATTAAACTTTCAATTGCAATGTTGGTTGTATATTTTACATTTATATTAACAATCGCATTTAACCCAGCTGCTCTTGGAGCTCCTATGTCAGCTGACTCTGTAACAACTATAGGTATTCCAATAGGTATGGCTATTATTGTTTTTGCTTTTATTCTAACAGGTATTTATACTAAACGTGCAAATAGCGAATTTGATGATTTAAATAATAAAATCAAAAATTCTATAAAGGAAAACTAA
- the acs gene encoding acetate--CoA ligase, translating into MSEKQIFKPNKEFSKNARIKNMCEYQDLQDFAKEDYEGFWGSYAKEKLDWIEPFTNVLDESNAPFVKWFDGGKLNVSSQCIDRHLDSRKNKAAIIFEGDRGDKQIITYLELYYNVNRFANLLKNDFGVKKGDRVVIYMPMIPEAAYAMLACARIGAIHSIVFGGFSSEALKDRIEDAEAKVVITADGAYRKTKPYMLKPVVDAAIDENSPVKKVLVVERNNEDVTWVAGRDYSYNELIKDKSGVCEPEVMDAEDPLFLLYTSGSTGKPKGVQHNSAGYILWAQMTMEWVFDVKENDTYWCTADVGWITGHTYIVYGPLAMGATTVMFEGVITFPDAGRPWKMVEEHRINQFYTAPTAIRVLHKMGEDEPAKYDLSSLKVLGTVGEPIDPPAWKWYYEDVGQSKCAIVDTYWQTETGGHVVSPLPGATPIKAGCATLPLPGIMAEILDPATGEITEPGETGYMCITRPWPSQIRGVWGDPERYVKSYFGDVQKDGKAVYFTGDGARYDEDGYITITGRTDDVINVSGHRMGTAEVEAAIKKHPNVAEVAVVGKPHPLKGEGIFAYIVLKSDDGVADEVEEVKAINNIIKKEIGNIALCDDMVFAPGLPKTRSGKIMRRILRTIAKGEEITQDISTLEDPSIVETISTMVNK; encoded by the coding sequence ATGTCAGAAAAACAAATTTTTAAGCCAAATAAAGAGTTTAGCAAAAATGCTAGAATAAAAAACATGTGTGAGTATCAAGATTTGCAAGATTTTGCAAAAGAAGATTATGAAGGATTTTGGGGTTCATACGCTAAAGAAAAACTTGATTGGATTGAACCATTTACAAATGTTTTGGATGAGAGTAATGCTCCATTTGTAAAGTGGTTTGATGGTGGAAAACTAAATGTGTCTTCTCAATGTATTGACCGTCACTTAGATTCTCGCAAAAATAAAGCGGCTATAATATTTGAAGGCGACAGAGGTGATAAGCAAATCATAACTTACCTTGAGTTATATTACAATGTAAATAGGTTTGCAAACCTGCTTAAAAATGATTTTGGCGTAAAAAAGGGTGATAGAGTTGTAATCTATATGCCGATGATTCCAGAAGCTGCTTATGCTATGTTAGCATGTGCAAGAATCGGTGCAATTCACTCTATTGTTTTTGGTGGATTCTCTTCTGAGGCACTTAAAGACAGAATTGAAGATGCTGAGGCAAAAGTAGTAATTACTGCTGATGGAGCATATAGAAAAACTAAACCTTACATGTTAAAGCCAGTTGTTGATGCTGCTATCGATGAAAACTCACCAGTTAAAAAAGTTTTAGTTGTAGAGAGAAATAACGAAGATGTTACTTGGGTAGCTGGAAGAGATTATTCATATAATGAACTTATAAAAGATAAATCAGGTGTGTGTGAGCCAGAGGTTATGGACGCAGAAGATCCTTTATTCTTACTTTACACATCAGGTTCAACTGGTAAACCAAAGGGTGTTCAGCATAACAGTGCAGGGTATATTCTTTGGGCTCAAATGACTATGGAATGGGTATTTGATGTAAAAGAGAATGACACTTATTGGTGTACTGCCGATGTTGGTTGGATTACTGGTCATACTTATATAGTATATGGACCACTTGCAATGGGTGCTACAACTGTAATGTTTGAAGGTGTTATTACATTTCCAGATGCAGGCCGTCCTTGGAAAATGGTTGAAGAGCATAGAATCAATCAATTTTATACAGCTCCAACAGCTATCCGTGTACTTCATAAGATGGGTGAAGATGAGCCAGCTAAGTATGATTTATCAAGCTTAAAAGTTCTTGGAACAGTTGGTGAGCCAATTGACCCTCCTGCATGGAAATGGTACTATGAAGATGTTGGACAAAGTAAATGTGCTATTGTTGATACTTATTGGCAAACTGAAACTGGTGGACATGTAGTTTCTCCACTTCCAGGTGCTACTCCTATTAAAGCAGGTTGTGCAACACTGCCATTACCAGGAATTATGGCTGAGATTTTAGACCCGGCAACTGGTGAAATAACTGAACCAGGCGAAACAGGTTACATGTGTATAACTCGCCCTTGGCCTTCACAAATCCGTGGTGTTTGGGGAGATCCAGAAAGATATGTAAAATCATACTTTGGTGATGTTCAAAAAGATGGTAAAGCAGTTTACTTTACTGGTGACGGTGCACGTTATGATGAAGATGGCTACATTACTATTACTGGCCGTACTGATGATGTTATAAATGTTTCTGGACATAGAATGGGAACGGCTGAAGTTGAAGCTGCTATCAAAAAACATCCAAATGTAGCAGAAGTTGCAGTTGTAGGAAAACCACATCCATTAAAAGGTGAAGGAATCTTTGCATATATCGTACTAAAGTCTGATGATGGTGTAGCTGATGAAGTTGAAGAAGTAAAAGCAATCAATAACATCATTAAAAAAGAGATTGGTAATATTGCTCTTTGTGATGATATGGTTTTTGCTCCAGGATTACCTAAAACTCGTTCAGGTAAAATCATGAGAAGAATTCTTCGTACGATTGCTAAAGGCGAAGAGATTACTCAAGATATTTCAACACTTGAAGATCCAAGCATAGTTGAAACAATATCAACTATGGTAAATAAATAG
- a CDS encoding transglutaminase-like cysteine peptidase produces the protein MNIKILQSFFFTCTIAYASNYPNFTKYELNNIKNHAGQVAKNRALDYTATIESLKKLPIQKQLDRVNFYLNQLPTKADIINHNKSDYWETPKEFLTCGYGDCEDYAIIKYFTLLKLGFSKDKLFITTAYEKYTGQYHMVLSYFESNNKSPLILDNLSFKILDLNTRVDLKANIFINSTGTYKINKNNNLIKLDKEHPKFKELMQRVKRNG, from the coding sequence ATGAATATTAAAATTTTACAATCATTTTTTTTTACATGTACTATTGCTTATGCATCAAACTATCCTAATTTTACAAAGTATGAACTAAATAATATAAAAAATCATGCAGGGCAAGTTGCTAAAAACAGAGCACTTGATTATACTGCGACTATTGAGTCATTGAAAAAACTGCCAATTCAAAAACAGTTGGATAGAGTCAATTTTTACTTAAACCAGTTACCTACAAAAGCTGACATAATAAATCATAACAAAAGTGACTATTGGGAAACTCCTAAAGAGTTTTTAACATGTGGTTATGGTGATTGTGAGGACTACGCAATTATAAAGTACTTTACACTTTTAAAACTTGGCTTTTCTAAAGATAAACTTTTTATAACTACTGCTTACGAGAAATACACTGGGCAGTATCATATGGTTCTTAGTTATTTTGAATCAAACAATAAATCGCCATTGATTCTTGACAATCTTAGTTTTAAAATTTTAGATTTAAACACTAGAGTAGATCTAAAAGCAAATATATTTATAAATTCAACAGGAACTTATAAAATAAATAAAAATAACAATTTAATAAAATTGGATAAAGAACATCCAAAATTTAAAGAACTAATGCAAAGAGTAAAAAGAAATGGTTAA